The Anopheles coluzzii chromosome 2, AcolN3, whole genome shotgun sequence genome window below encodes:
- the LOC120952031 gene encoding septin-7 isoform X4, whose amino-acid sequence MSTSTPTAQQTAGPGAGGPPVPPVKPVLSSPGAYMANFQGSGGGGGGGMPVAAPPITAGIHGTNKTHEKPTIAARPIPPPKLPNYSSSFNKIDRDRNEFTKIDKAEREKVSLLATKREMFFKSESNSPSGPPPNPPHNNSANAANDKHSTAGLTNSVGGGGGGGVTNNSSPAAVSIGAMVTNNNHNGLNGAPATNGSAVHAAAAAAAAATGNNNLGGGGGGGVNGLATSMNSISLKEKRDALLNHHDSGANGHHGHHHHADAANAKLANERHEKEKPVMKTKPKELDGYVGFANLPNQVYRKAVKKGFELTLMVVGESGLGKSTLINSMFLSDIYHAEQHPGPSKRIKKTVAVESTKVLLKENGVNLTLTVVDTPGFGDAVDNSNCWLPIVDFVESKYEEYLTAESRVHRTALPDSRVHVCLYFIAPSGHGLKPLDIEFMQRLCDKVNIIPVIAKADTLTPEEITLFKKQILNEIAQNKIKIYDFPDPMDEEEDAKVLRQLRSRVPFAVVGANAIIEIDGRKVRGRRYPWGVAEVENLDHCDFIALRNMVIRTNLQDLKDVTNNVHYENYRCRKLAGLGTDGKAKLSNNLCNIGTVNTNGTGWNPLAQMEEEKREHESKMKKMEAEMEQVFEMKVKEKKQKLKDSEAELTRRHEERKKALELQIRELEDRRKAFEQEKAEWEQQNGVTLDELRRKSLEANSKETASLASRSSDESKGRRVFGSLLRRHTSFGAPDAVRGVTGAAGSTSTLTTSANNNGSTVPPSPQDHNDS is encoded by the exons ATGAGTACATCAACGCCCACAGCACAGCAGACGGCCGGACCCGGTGCCGGTGGACCGCCAGTACCGCCGGTGAAGCCCGTTCTTTCGTCGCCCGGCGCCTACATGGCCAACTTCCAGGGGTcgggtggtggcggcggcggtggtatGCCAGTGGCGGCACCCCCCATTACGGCCGGCATCCACGGGACGAACAAAACGCACGAGAAGCCGACGATCGCCGCCCGGCCCATTCCACCTCCGAAGCTGCCAAACTACTCGTCATCATTCAACAAGATCGATCGAGATCGCAACGAATTCACCAAGATCGACAAAGCGGAACGGGAAAAGGTTAGCCTG TTGGCAACGAAGCGCGAAATGTTCTTCAAGTCGGAGAGCAACAGTCCGTCCGGACCGCCACCAAATCCACCG CATAATAACAGCGCAAACGCGGCCAACGATAAACACAGCACGGCAGGGCTCACTAACTCggttggcggcggcggcggcggtggcgtcACTAACAACAGCTCACCGGCCGCGGTCTCGATTGGCGCAATGGTCACCAATAACAATCACAACGGTCTGAACGGTGCACCGGCCACGAATGGTAGCGCTGTGCacgcggcagcagcagcggcggcggcagcaaccGGGAACAACAATCTCGGCggaggtggtggcggtggcgtgAACGGGCTGGCGACCAGCATGAACAGTATTTCGCTGAAGGAGAAGCGGGACGCCCTGCTGAACCATCACGATAGCGGTGCGAACGGTCACCACGGTCATCATCACCATGCGGATGCGGCGAACGCGAAGCTAGCGAACGAACGGCACGAGAAGGAGAAGCCGGTGATGAAAACGAAGCCGAAGGAGCTGGACGGGTACGTTGGGTTCGCGAACCTGCCGAACCAGGTGTACCGGAAGGCGGTGAAGAAGGGCTTCGAGCTGacgctgatggtggtgggcgAGTCGGGGCTGGGCAAATCGACCCTGATCAACTCGATGTTCCTGTCGGACATTTACCACGCCGAGCAGCATCCGGGACCGTCGAAGCGCATCAAGAAGACGGTGGCCGTCGAGAGCACCAAGGTGCTGCTGAAGGAGAACGGCGTCAACCTAACGCTGACGGTTGTCGATACGCCCGGTTTCGGTGATGCCGTTGACAACAGCAACTG CTGGCTACCGATAGTGGACTTTGTAGAGTCGAAGTACGAGGAGTATTTGACGGCCGAGTCACGCGTCCACCGAACGGCGCTGCCCGATTCGCGCGTGCACGTTTGTCTGTACTTTATTGCCCCGTCCGGGCATGGGCTGAAGCCGCTGGATATCGAGTTCATGCAGCGACTGTGCGATAAGGTGAACATCATTCCGGTCATTGCCAAAGCGGACACGCTGACTCCGGAGGAAATCACTCTCTTCAAGAAACAG ATTCTAAACGAAATCGCTCAAAATAAGATTAAAATCTACGATTTCCCGGACCCgatggacgaggaggaggacgcaAAAGTACTTCGCCAGCTGCGCAGCCGCGTTCCGTTCGCTGTGGTCGGTGCGAATGCAATTATTGAGATCGATGGTCGCAAAGTCCGTGGACGACGCTACCCGTGGGGAGTTGCTGAAG TTGAAAATTTGGACCATTGTGATTTCATCGCTCTGCGCAACATGGTCATCCGGACGAATCTGCAGGACCTGAAGGATGTGACAAACAACGTGCACTATGAAAACTATCGCTGTCGAAAGCTGGCCGGTTTGGGTACCGATGGCAAGGCCAAACTAAGCAATAA CTTATGCAATATTGGAACTGTTAACACAAACGGTACTGGATG GAATCCACTGGCTCAGATGGAGGAGGAAAAGCGGGAACATGAATCGAAGATGAAGAAAATGGAAGCCGAAATGGAGCAAGTGTTTGAGATGAAGGTgaaggagaagaaacaaaagctCAAGGACTCGGAGGCCGAACTAACCAGACGTCACGAGGAACGAAAGAAG GCACTCGAGCTTCAAATTCGTGAGCTGGAAGATCGCAGAAAGGCTTTCGAGCAGGAGAAAGCCGAATGGGAACAGCAAAACGGTGTCACGCTTGACGAGCTGCGCCGCAAGAGCCTCGAAGCCAACAGTAAAGA GACCGCGTCTCTTGCATCAAGAAGTTCCGATGAGTCGAAGGGCAGGCGCGTGTTTGGATCGTTGCTGCGTCGGCACACTAGCTTCGGGGCGCCGGACGCCGTCCGTGGCGTTACCGGGGCGGCCGGTTCGACTTCCACTCTCACTACTAGCGCTAACAATAACGGCAGCACGGTGCCACCCAGCCCGCAAGATCATAACGATtcgtaa
- the LOC120952031 gene encoding septin-7 isoform X3 has protein sequence MSTSTPTAQQTAGPGAGGPPVPPVKPVLSSPGAYMANFQGSGGGGGGGMPVAAPPITAGIHGTNKTHEKPTIAARPIPPPKLPNYSSSFNKIDRDRNEFTKIDKAEREKVSLLATKREMFFKSESNSPSGPPPNPPVGLNSLNLANNNVIHNNSANAANDKHSTAGLTNSVGGGGGGGVTNNSSPAAVSIGAMVTNNNHNGLNGAPATNGSAVHAAAAAAAAATGNNNLGGGGGGGVNGLATSMNSISLKEKRDALLNHHDSGANGHHGHHHHADAANAKLANERHEKEKPVMKTKPKELDGYVGFANLPNQVYRKAVKKGFELTLMVVGESGLGKSTLINSMFLSDIYHAEQHPGPSKRIKKTVAVESTKVLLKENGVNLTLTVVDTPGFGDAVDNSNCWLPIVDFVESKYEEYLTAESRVHRTALPDSRVHVCLYFIAPSGHGLKPLDIEFMQRLCDKVNIIPVIAKADTLTPEEITLFKKQILNEIAQNKIKIYDFPDPMDEEEDAKVLRQLRSRVPFAVVGANAIIEIDGRKVRGRRYPWGVAEVENLDHCDFIALRNMVIRTNLQDLKDVTNNVHYENYRCRKLAGLGTDGKAKLSNKNPLAQMEEEKREHESKMKKMEAEMEQVFEMKVKEKKQKLKDSEAELTRRHEERKKALELQIRELEDRRKAFEQEKAEWEQQNGVTLDELRRKSLEANSKETASLASRSSDESKGRRVFGSLLRRHTSFGAPDAVRGVTGAAGSTSTLTTSANNNGSTVPPSPQDHNDS, from the exons ATGAGTACATCAACGCCCACAGCACAGCAGACGGCCGGACCCGGTGCCGGTGGACCGCCAGTACCGCCGGTGAAGCCCGTTCTTTCGTCGCCCGGCGCCTACATGGCCAACTTCCAGGGGTcgggtggtggcggcggcggtggtatGCCAGTGGCGGCACCCCCCATTACGGCCGGCATCCACGGGACGAACAAAACGCACGAGAAGCCGACGATCGCCGCCCGGCCCATTCCACCTCCGAAGCTGCCAAACTACTCGTCATCATTCAACAAGATCGATCGAGATCGCAACGAATTCACCAAGATCGACAAAGCGGAACGGGAAAAGGTTAGCCTG TTGGCAACGAAGCGCGAAATGTTCTTCAAGTCGGAGAGCAACAGTCCGTCCGGACCGCCACCAAATCCACCGGTAGGGCTGAACAGTCTCAACCTGGCTAACAACAACGTGATC CATAATAACAGCGCAAACGCGGCCAACGATAAACACAGCACGGCAGGGCTCACTAACTCggttggcggcggcggcggcggtggcgtcACTAACAACAGCTCACCGGCCGCGGTCTCGATTGGCGCAATGGTCACCAATAACAATCACAACGGTCTGAACGGTGCACCGGCCACGAATGGTAGCGCTGTGCacgcggcagcagcagcggcggcggcagcaaccGGGAACAACAATCTCGGCggaggtggtggcggtggcgtgAACGGGCTGGCGACCAGCATGAACAGTATTTCGCTGAAGGAGAAGCGGGACGCCCTGCTGAACCATCACGATAGCGGTGCGAACGGTCACCACGGTCATCATCACCATGCGGATGCGGCGAACGCGAAGCTAGCGAACGAACGGCACGAGAAGGAGAAGCCGGTGATGAAAACGAAGCCGAAGGAGCTGGACGGGTACGTTGGGTTCGCGAACCTGCCGAACCAGGTGTACCGGAAGGCGGTGAAGAAGGGCTTCGAGCTGacgctgatggtggtgggcgAGTCGGGGCTGGGCAAATCGACCCTGATCAACTCGATGTTCCTGTCGGACATTTACCACGCCGAGCAGCATCCGGGACCGTCGAAGCGCATCAAGAAGACGGTGGCCGTCGAGAGCACCAAGGTGCTGCTGAAGGAGAACGGCGTCAACCTAACGCTGACGGTTGTCGATACGCCCGGTTTCGGTGATGCCGTTGACAACAGCAACTG CTGGCTACCGATAGTGGACTTTGTAGAGTCGAAGTACGAGGAGTATTTGACGGCCGAGTCACGCGTCCACCGAACGGCGCTGCCCGATTCGCGCGTGCACGTTTGTCTGTACTTTATTGCCCCGTCCGGGCATGGGCTGAAGCCGCTGGATATCGAGTTCATGCAGCGACTGTGCGATAAGGTGAACATCATTCCGGTCATTGCCAAAGCGGACACGCTGACTCCGGAGGAAATCACTCTCTTCAAGAAACAG ATTCTAAACGAAATCGCTCAAAATAAGATTAAAATCTACGATTTCCCGGACCCgatggacgaggaggaggacgcaAAAGTACTTCGCCAGCTGCGCAGCCGCGTTCCGTTCGCTGTGGTCGGTGCGAATGCAATTATTGAGATCGATGGTCGCAAAGTCCGTGGACGACGCTACCCGTGGGGAGTTGCTGAAG TTGAAAATTTGGACCATTGTGATTTCATCGCTCTGCGCAACATGGTCATCCGGACGAATCTGCAGGACCTGAAGGATGTGACAAACAACGTGCACTATGAAAACTATCGCTGTCGAAAGCTGGCCGGTTTGGGTACCGATGGCAAGGCCAAACTAAGCAATAA GAATCCACTGGCTCAGATGGAGGAGGAAAAGCGGGAACATGAATCGAAGATGAAGAAAATGGAAGCCGAAATGGAGCAAGTGTTTGAGATGAAGGTgaaggagaagaaacaaaagctCAAGGACTCGGAGGCCGAACTAACCAGACGTCACGAGGAACGAAAGAAG GCACTCGAGCTTCAAATTCGTGAGCTGGAAGATCGCAGAAAGGCTTTCGAGCAGGAGAAAGCCGAATGGGAACAGCAAAACGGTGTCACGCTTGACGAGCTGCGCCGCAAGAGCCTCGAAGCCAACAGTAAAGA GACCGCGTCTCTTGCATCAAGAAGTTCCGATGAGTCGAAGGGCAGGCGCGTGTTTGGATCGTTGCTGCGTCGGCACACTAGCTTCGGGGCGCCGGACGCCGTCCGTGGCGTTACCGGGGCGGCCGGTTCGACTTCCACTCTCACTACTAGCGCTAACAATAACGGCAGCACGGTGCCACCCAGCCCGCAAGATCATAACGATtcgtaa
- the LOC120952031 gene encoding septin-7 isoform X9: MSTSTPTAQQTAGPGAGGPPVPPVKPVLSSPGAYMANFQGSGGGGGGGMPVAAPPITAGIHGTNKTHEKPTIAARPIPPPKLPNYSSSFNKIDRDRNEFTKIDKAEREKVSLLATKREMFFKSESNSPSGPPPNPPVGLNSLNLANNNVIHNNSANAANDKHSTAGLTNSVGGGGGGGVTNNSSPAAVSIGAMVTNNNHNGLNGAPATNGSAVHAAAAAAAAATGNNNLGGGGGGGVNGLATSMNSISLKEKRDALLNHHDSGANGHHGHHHHADAANAKLANERHEKEKPVMKTKPKELDGYVGFANLPNQVYRKAVKKGFELTLMVVGESGLGKSTLINSMFLSDIYHAEQHPGPSKRIKKTVAVESTKVLLKENGVNLTLTVVDTPGFGDAVDNSNCWLPIVDFVESKYEEYLTAESRVHRTALPDSRVHVCLYFIAPSGHGLKPLDIEFMQRLCDKVNIIPVIAKADTLTPEEITLFKKQILNEIAQNKIKIYDFPDPMDEEEDAKVLRQLRSRVPFAVVGANAIIEIDGRKVRGRRYPWGVAEVENLDHCDFIALRNMVIRTNLQDLKDVTNNVHYENYRCRKLAGLGTDGKAKLSNNLCNIGTVNTNGTGWNPLAQMEEEKREHESKMKKMEAEMEQVFEMKVKEKKQKLKDSEAELTRRHEERKKALELQIRELEDRRKAFEQEKAEWEQQNGVTLDELRRKSLEANSKEKRNFCDRVSCIKKFR; this comes from the exons ATGAGTACATCAACGCCCACAGCACAGCAGACGGCCGGACCCGGTGCCGGTGGACCGCCAGTACCGCCGGTGAAGCCCGTTCTTTCGTCGCCCGGCGCCTACATGGCCAACTTCCAGGGGTcgggtggtggcggcggcggtggtatGCCAGTGGCGGCACCCCCCATTACGGCCGGCATCCACGGGACGAACAAAACGCACGAGAAGCCGACGATCGCCGCCCGGCCCATTCCACCTCCGAAGCTGCCAAACTACTCGTCATCATTCAACAAGATCGATCGAGATCGCAACGAATTCACCAAGATCGACAAAGCGGAACGGGAAAAGGTTAGCCTG TTGGCAACGAAGCGCGAAATGTTCTTCAAGTCGGAGAGCAACAGTCCGTCCGGACCGCCACCAAATCCACCGGTAGGGCTGAACAGTCTCAACCTGGCTAACAACAACGTGATC CATAATAACAGCGCAAACGCGGCCAACGATAAACACAGCACGGCAGGGCTCACTAACTCggttggcggcggcggcggcggtggcgtcACTAACAACAGCTCACCGGCCGCGGTCTCGATTGGCGCAATGGTCACCAATAACAATCACAACGGTCTGAACGGTGCACCGGCCACGAATGGTAGCGCTGTGCacgcggcagcagcagcggcggcggcagcaaccGGGAACAACAATCTCGGCggaggtggtggcggtggcgtgAACGGGCTGGCGACCAGCATGAACAGTATTTCGCTGAAGGAGAAGCGGGACGCCCTGCTGAACCATCACGATAGCGGTGCGAACGGTCACCACGGTCATCATCACCATGCGGATGCGGCGAACGCGAAGCTAGCGAACGAACGGCACGAGAAGGAGAAGCCGGTGATGAAAACGAAGCCGAAGGAGCTGGACGGGTACGTTGGGTTCGCGAACCTGCCGAACCAGGTGTACCGGAAGGCGGTGAAGAAGGGCTTCGAGCTGacgctgatggtggtgggcgAGTCGGGGCTGGGCAAATCGACCCTGATCAACTCGATGTTCCTGTCGGACATTTACCACGCCGAGCAGCATCCGGGACCGTCGAAGCGCATCAAGAAGACGGTGGCCGTCGAGAGCACCAAGGTGCTGCTGAAGGAGAACGGCGTCAACCTAACGCTGACGGTTGTCGATACGCCCGGTTTCGGTGATGCCGTTGACAACAGCAACTG CTGGCTACCGATAGTGGACTTTGTAGAGTCGAAGTACGAGGAGTATTTGACGGCCGAGTCACGCGTCCACCGAACGGCGCTGCCCGATTCGCGCGTGCACGTTTGTCTGTACTTTATTGCCCCGTCCGGGCATGGGCTGAAGCCGCTGGATATCGAGTTCATGCAGCGACTGTGCGATAAGGTGAACATCATTCCGGTCATTGCCAAAGCGGACACGCTGACTCCGGAGGAAATCACTCTCTTCAAGAAACAG ATTCTAAACGAAATCGCTCAAAATAAGATTAAAATCTACGATTTCCCGGACCCgatggacgaggaggaggacgcaAAAGTACTTCGCCAGCTGCGCAGCCGCGTTCCGTTCGCTGTGGTCGGTGCGAATGCAATTATTGAGATCGATGGTCGCAAAGTCCGTGGACGACGCTACCCGTGGGGAGTTGCTGAAG TTGAAAATTTGGACCATTGTGATTTCATCGCTCTGCGCAACATGGTCATCCGGACGAATCTGCAGGACCTGAAGGATGTGACAAACAACGTGCACTATGAAAACTATCGCTGTCGAAAGCTGGCCGGTTTGGGTACCGATGGCAAGGCCAAACTAAGCAATAA CTTATGCAATATTGGAACTGTTAACACAAACGGTACTGGATG GAATCCACTGGCTCAGATGGAGGAGGAAAAGCGGGAACATGAATCGAAGATGAAGAAAATGGAAGCCGAAATGGAGCAAGTGTTTGAGATGAAGGTgaaggagaagaaacaaaagctCAAGGACTCGGAGGCCGAACTAACCAGACGTCACGAGGAACGAAAGAAG GCACTCGAGCTTCAAATTCGTGAGCTGGAAGATCGCAGAAAGGCTTTCGAGCAGGAGAAAGCCGAATGGGAACAGCAAAACGGTGTCACGCTTGACGAGCTGCGCCGCAAGAGCCTCGAAGCCAACAGTAAAGA gaaGAGAAATTTTTGT GACCGCGTCTCTTGCATCAAGAAGTTCCGATGA
- the LOC120952031 gene encoding septin-7 isoform X7: MSTSTPTAQQTAGPGAGGPPVPPVKPVLSSPGAYMANFQGSGGGGGGGMPVAAPPITAGIHGTNKTHEKPTIAARPIPPPKLPNYSSSFNKIDRDRNEFTKIDKAEREKVSLLATKREMFFKSESNSPSGPPPNPPVGLNSLNLANNNVIHNNSANAANDKHSTAGLTNSVGGGGGGGVTNNSSPAAVSIGAMVTNNNHNGLNGAPATNGSAVHAAAAAAAAATGNNNLGGGGGGGVNGLATSMNSISLKEKRDALLNHHDSGANGHHGHHHHADAANAKLANERHEKEKPVMKTKPKELDGYVGFANLPNQVYRKAVKKGFELTLMVVGESGLGKSTLINSMFLSDIYHAEQHPGPSKRIKKTVAVESTKVLLKENGVNLTLTVVDTPGFGDAVDNSNCWLPIVDFVESKYEEYLTAESRVHRTALPDSRVHVCLYFIAPSGHGLKPLDIEFMQRLCDKVNIIPVIAKADTLTPEEITLFKKQILNEIAQNKIKIYDFPDPMDEEEDAKVLRQLRSRVPFAVVGANAIIEIDGRKVRGRRYPWGVAEVENLDHCDFIALRNMVIRTNLQDLKDVTNNVHYENYRCRKLAGLGTDGKAKLSNNLCNIGTVNTNGTGWNPLAQMEEEKREHESKMKKMEAEMEQVFEMKVKEKKQKLKDSEAELTRRHEERKKALELQIRELEDRRKAFEQEKAEWEQQNGVTLDELRRKSLEANSKEKRNFCVSKHDEPFCLFHTLQSTLCFCIY; the protein is encoded by the exons ATGAGTACATCAACGCCCACAGCACAGCAGACGGCCGGACCCGGTGCCGGTGGACCGCCAGTACCGCCGGTGAAGCCCGTTCTTTCGTCGCCCGGCGCCTACATGGCCAACTTCCAGGGGTcgggtggtggcggcggcggtggtatGCCAGTGGCGGCACCCCCCATTACGGCCGGCATCCACGGGACGAACAAAACGCACGAGAAGCCGACGATCGCCGCCCGGCCCATTCCACCTCCGAAGCTGCCAAACTACTCGTCATCATTCAACAAGATCGATCGAGATCGCAACGAATTCACCAAGATCGACAAAGCGGAACGGGAAAAGGTTAGCCTG TTGGCAACGAAGCGCGAAATGTTCTTCAAGTCGGAGAGCAACAGTCCGTCCGGACCGCCACCAAATCCACCGGTAGGGCTGAACAGTCTCAACCTGGCTAACAACAACGTGATC CATAATAACAGCGCAAACGCGGCCAACGATAAACACAGCACGGCAGGGCTCACTAACTCggttggcggcggcggcggcggtggcgtcACTAACAACAGCTCACCGGCCGCGGTCTCGATTGGCGCAATGGTCACCAATAACAATCACAACGGTCTGAACGGTGCACCGGCCACGAATGGTAGCGCTGTGCacgcggcagcagcagcggcggcggcagcaaccGGGAACAACAATCTCGGCggaggtggtggcggtggcgtgAACGGGCTGGCGACCAGCATGAACAGTATTTCGCTGAAGGAGAAGCGGGACGCCCTGCTGAACCATCACGATAGCGGTGCGAACGGTCACCACGGTCATCATCACCATGCGGATGCGGCGAACGCGAAGCTAGCGAACGAACGGCACGAGAAGGAGAAGCCGGTGATGAAAACGAAGCCGAAGGAGCTGGACGGGTACGTTGGGTTCGCGAACCTGCCGAACCAGGTGTACCGGAAGGCGGTGAAGAAGGGCTTCGAGCTGacgctgatggtggtgggcgAGTCGGGGCTGGGCAAATCGACCCTGATCAACTCGATGTTCCTGTCGGACATTTACCACGCCGAGCAGCATCCGGGACCGTCGAAGCGCATCAAGAAGACGGTGGCCGTCGAGAGCACCAAGGTGCTGCTGAAGGAGAACGGCGTCAACCTAACGCTGACGGTTGTCGATACGCCCGGTTTCGGTGATGCCGTTGACAACAGCAACTG CTGGCTACCGATAGTGGACTTTGTAGAGTCGAAGTACGAGGAGTATTTGACGGCCGAGTCACGCGTCCACCGAACGGCGCTGCCCGATTCGCGCGTGCACGTTTGTCTGTACTTTATTGCCCCGTCCGGGCATGGGCTGAAGCCGCTGGATATCGAGTTCATGCAGCGACTGTGCGATAAGGTGAACATCATTCCGGTCATTGCCAAAGCGGACACGCTGACTCCGGAGGAAATCACTCTCTTCAAGAAACAG ATTCTAAACGAAATCGCTCAAAATAAGATTAAAATCTACGATTTCCCGGACCCgatggacgaggaggaggacgcaAAAGTACTTCGCCAGCTGCGCAGCCGCGTTCCGTTCGCTGTGGTCGGTGCGAATGCAATTATTGAGATCGATGGTCGCAAAGTCCGTGGACGACGCTACCCGTGGGGAGTTGCTGAAG TTGAAAATTTGGACCATTGTGATTTCATCGCTCTGCGCAACATGGTCATCCGGACGAATCTGCAGGACCTGAAGGATGTGACAAACAACGTGCACTATGAAAACTATCGCTGTCGAAAGCTGGCCGGTTTGGGTACCGATGGCAAGGCCAAACTAAGCAATAA CTTATGCAATATTGGAACTGTTAACACAAACGGTACTGGATG GAATCCACTGGCTCAGATGGAGGAGGAAAAGCGGGAACATGAATCGAAGATGAAGAAAATGGAAGCCGAAATGGAGCAAGTGTTTGAGATGAAGGTgaaggagaagaaacaaaagctCAAGGACTCGGAGGCCGAACTAACCAGACGTCACGAGGAACGAAAGAAG GCACTCGAGCTTCAAATTCGTGAGCTGGAAGATCGCAGAAAGGCTTTCGAGCAGGAGAAAGCCGAATGGGAACAGCAAAACGGTGTCACGCTTGACGAGCTGCGCCGCAAGAGCCTCGAAGCCAACAGTAAAGA gaaGAGAAATTTTTGTGTGAGTAAACATGACGAACCGTTTTGCCTTTTCCATACTCTTCAATCTacactttgtttttgtatATACTGA